The following are encoded together in the Ornithodoros turicata isolate Travis unplaced genomic scaffold, ASM3712646v1 Chromosome134, whole genome shotgun sequence genome:
- the LOC135372247 gene encoding oocyte zinc finger protein XlCOF22-like, with translation MAPPRLERDTKAEEDISFEDFPRGIASFREEESRKERRGADSVAKQEEDCSFQYFPRSTAVSSEERRKMPPCRAKKAGRFKCRFCDYCSDRSCHVEVHERTHTGEKPHLCPLCPKCFAGKGSLRKHIRDTHKDRGIYECSTSGAFLRQERLREYEMAHISKAYSHERQPHGRF, from the exons ATGGCGCCTCCGAGACTTGAAC GTGACACGAAGGCGGAGGAAGATATATCCTTCGAAGATTTCCCTCGTGGCATCGCATCCTTCCGGGAAGAGGAGTCCAGGAAGGAGCGACGCGGGGCCGACA GCGTCGCCAAGCAGGAAGAAGATTGTTCCTTCCAGTACTTCCCTCGGAGCACCGCAGTATCTTCGGAAGAGCGGCGCAAGATGCCCCCCTGCAGGGCCAAGAAAGCGGGCAGATTCAAGTGTAGGTTTTGCGATTACTGCAGCGATCGTTCATGCCACGTTGAGGTACACGAGAGGAcccacacgggtgagaagccgcACTTGTGCCCCTTGTGTCCCAAGTGCTTTGCAGGGAAGGGTAGCCTGAGAAAGCACATCCGGGACACACACAAGGACCGTGGCATCTACGAGTGCTCCACCAGCGGGGCTTTCCTGCGGCAAGAGCGCCTTCGAGAATACGAGATGGCGCATATCTCAAAGGcatattcacacgagcgacaacctcacggaagattctag